A genomic segment from Vigna unguiculata cultivar IT97K-499-35 unplaced genomic scaffold, ASM411807v1 contig_553, whole genome shotgun sequence encodes:
- the LOC114172435 gene encoding DNA-directed RNA polymerases I and III subunit RPAC2-like yields MELGSNSDDSKSTFCLVDEDHTFANSIRYTLNQDPRVTYCGYSIPHPSFNRVNIRLQTTGDPAKEVFKDGCLELMLMCRHVRSTFDDALTEFKKTNESESLDKGK; encoded by the exons ATGGAACTTGGGTCAAATTCTGATGATAGTAAATCAACATTTTGCCTGGTGGATGAGGATCATACATTTGCAAATTCTATCCGATACACCCTAAATCAGGA TCCAAGGGTGACATATTGTGGGTACAGCATCCCTCATCCCTCATTTAATCGAGTTAATATCAGACTCCAGACAACAG GGGATCCAGCAAAGGAGGTGTTTAAAGATGGATGCTTGGAACTGATGCTCATGTGCCGCCATGTTAGGAGCACTTTTGATGATGCTCTAACTGAATTTAAAAAGACCAA